Proteins from a genomic interval of Elusimicrobiota bacterium:
- the gmd gene encoding GDP-mannose 4,6-dehydratase → MKKALITGITGQDGSYLAEFLLKKGYEVHGIKRRASLFNTDRIDHLFQDPHEKGLRFLLHYGDMTDTSSLLRVLQIVKPDEIYNLAAQSHVAVSFQEPEYTANVDALGTLRLLEAIRTLGWSKKTRFYQASTSELFGKVQETPQKETTPFYPRSPYGAAKLYAYWITVNYREAYGIYACNGILFNHESPRRGETFVTRKITRGLARIKLGLDERIWLGNLDAKRDWGHARDFVEMMWLMLQKPQPRDYVAATGRQNSVRQFVEAASSELGFDLAWKGKGRAEHGVDRRTGKTIVALDPRYLRPTEVDTLLGDAKKARKELGWKPRVSFDELVREMAREDLAVAEREALVKKAGYHSPPRAAD, encoded by the coding sequence ATGAAGAAAGCGCTCATCACGGGCATCACCGGCCAGGACGGCTCGTATCTCGCCGAGTTCCTGCTCAAGAAGGGCTACGAGGTGCACGGCATCAAGCGCCGCGCCTCGCTCTTCAACACCGACCGCATCGACCACCTTTTCCAGGACCCGCACGAGAAGGGGCTGCGATTCCTCCTGCACTACGGGGACATGACCGACACGTCGAGCCTGCTGCGCGTGCTGCAGATAGTCAAGCCCGACGAGATCTACAACCTCGCCGCGCAGAGCCACGTGGCCGTCAGCTTCCAGGAGCCCGAGTACACCGCGAACGTGGACGCGCTCGGGACCCTGCGCCTGCTCGAGGCGATCCGCACGCTCGGATGGTCGAAGAAGACCAGGTTCTACCAGGCCTCGACCTCCGAGCTGTTCGGCAAGGTCCAGGAGACGCCGCAGAAGGAGACGACGCCCTTCTATCCGCGCTCGCCCTACGGCGCGGCCAAGCTGTACGCGTACTGGATCACGGTGAACTACCGCGAGGCGTACGGCATCTACGCGTGCAACGGCATCCTCTTCAACCACGAGAGCCCGCGCCGCGGAGAGACCTTCGTGACGCGCAAGATCACGCGCGGCCTGGCGCGCATCAAGCTCGGCCTCGACGAGAGGATCTGGCTCGGGAACCTCGACGCCAAGCGCGACTGGGGCCACGCGCGGGACTTCGTCGAGATGATGTGGCTGATGCTGCAGAAGCCGCAGCCGCGCGACTACGTCGCCGCGACGGGCCGCCAGAACTCCGTGCGCCAGTTCGTCGAGGCCGCGTCCTCCGAGCTCGGCTTCGACCTCGCGTGGAAGGGGAAGGGCCGCGCCGAGCACGGCGTGGACCGCAGGACCGGCAAGACCATCGTGGCGCTCGACCCGCGCTACCTGCGCCCGACCGAGGTGGACACCTTGCTCGGCGACGCGAAGAAGGCCCGCAAGGAGCTGGGCTGGAAGCCGCGCGTCAGCTTCGACGAGCTCGTCCGCGAGATGGCGCGCGAGGACCTGGCCGTGGCCGAGCGCGAGGCGCTCGTCAAGAAGGCGGGCTACCACAGCCCGCCGCGCGCCGCCGACTAG
- a CDS encoding transglycosylase SLT domain-containing protein, whose translation MIDIKTLRRTGTTTAWGLLLAAAPSAAQEPHSRRAPAMGDAHMAVAYQGGAAMAPGQLNLMFDAAKARPAGVVAPDFGRLEEAGSPNKRLETLYKRPAPHSLHQELVVPVPKETPSYRRTFKIMLANPDKTDRWDEQILRYAKIYKLDSRLLKSIMAAESEFKTEAVSPAGARGLMQVMPATSEGMGVPAAKLHDPAFGVKAGAAYIQLLFRAAWRIFNLKGVRYTDAPMWVVQRVIAAYHAGPKFLTRQRLYPSTRAYVRKVVLFYHSKVTDLRRPSAPRAEGFPSYESVTPSGTMY comes from the coding sequence ATGATCGACATTAAAACGCTTCGCCGGACCGGAACCACGACCGCCTGGGGGCTGCTGCTGGCCGCGGCTCCCTCGGCCGCACAGGAACCCCATTCCCGCCGCGCTCCTGCGATGGGCGACGCCCATATGGCGGTCGCCTACCAGGGGGGGGCGGCGATGGCCCCCGGCCAGCTGAACCTGATGTTCGACGCCGCCAAGGCCCGCCCCGCCGGGGTCGTGGCCCCGGATTTCGGGCGTCTGGAAGAAGCGGGCTCGCCGAACAAGCGGCTCGAAACCCTTTATAAGCGCCCCGCGCCCCACAGCCTGCATCAGGAGCTCGTGGTCCCCGTTCCCAAGGAGACCCCTTCCTACCGGCGCACCTTCAAGATCATGCTGGCCAACCCGGACAAGACCGACCGCTGGGACGAGCAGATCCTGCGCTACGCGAAGATCTACAAGCTCGACAGCCGCCTCCTCAAGTCCATCATGGCCGCGGAATCCGAGTTCAAGACGGAGGCCGTCTCGCCCGCCGGCGCGCGCGGCCTCATGCAGGTCATGCCCGCCACCTCGGAGGGGATGGGCGTCCCCGCCGCCAAGCTCCACGACCCTGCCTTCGGCGTGAAGGCCGGCGCGGCCTACATCCAGCTCCTGTTCCGCGCGGCGTGGCGGATCTTCAACCTCAAGGGCGTGCGCTACACCGACGCTCCGATGTGGGTGGTGCAGCGCGTGATCGCCGCCTACCACGCGGGCCCCAAGTTCCTGACCCGCCAGAGGCTCTACCCGTCGACGCGCGCCTACGTCCGCAAGGTCGTCCTCTTCTACCACTCGAAAGTCACCGACCTCCGCCGGCCTTCCGCGCCCCGCGCGGAAGGCTTTCCGTCATATGAGTCCGTGACCCCGAGCGGCACGATGTACTAA
- a CDS encoding SDR family oxidoreductase codes for MDGKIMVIGGTGLVGNALLRTWTAQGAEVAAATYHCHASGGFLQLDMQDEAQVRALLKAHRPAVVAVPAANPFVDYCELHPEETRRVNVDGTLNVARACGDLGARMIFYSSDYVFDGLKGTYTEEDVPCPINEYGRQKAEAERGVLACDPRNLVLRTSGAYGWQWEPKNFVLQVRANLSQGKPMRVSDVRYNPTYVENLAEITAALVAAGAGGIFHAVGADEISRDEFARRAARAFGLDAGLIRTVPASEFKSPTPRPKQSSLMTEKVRRLLPGCPPVGVAEGLKRMLAMEPEWRTYARTLPDPAAKVKP; via the coding sequence ATGGACGGCAAGATCATGGTCATCGGCGGGACCGGTCTGGTGGGCAACGCTCTCCTCCGGACCTGGACCGCCCAGGGGGCCGAGGTGGCGGCCGCCACCTATCATTGCCACGCCTCCGGGGGCTTCCTGCAGCTGGACATGCAGGACGAGGCCCAGGTCCGGGCCCTGCTGAAGGCCCATCGCCCCGCCGTGGTCGCCGTCCCCGCCGCCAACCCCTTCGTCGACTACTGCGAGTTGCACCCGGAGGAGACCCGCCGCGTGAACGTGGACGGCACCCTCAACGTGGCCCGGGCCTGCGGGGACCTGGGCGCCCGGATGATCTTCTACTCCTCCGACTACGTCTTCGACGGCCTCAAGGGAACCTATACAGAGGAAGACGTTCCGTGCCCCATCAACGAATACGGCCGGCAGAAGGCCGAAGCCGAGCGCGGAGTCCTCGCCTGCGACCCCCGGAACCTGGTCCTGAGGACCTCCGGCGCGTACGGCTGGCAATGGGAGCCGAAGAACTTCGTCCTGCAGGTCCGGGCGAACCTGTCCCAAGGAAAGCCGATGCGCGTGTCCGACGTGCGCTACAATCCGACCTATGTCGAGAACCTGGCGGAGATCACCGCCGCCCTCGTCGCGGCCGGCGCGGGCGGAATCTTCCACGCCGTCGGCGCCGACGAGATATCCCGCGACGAGTTCGCCCGCCGCGCGGCCCGCGCCTTCGGCCTCGACGCCGGCCTGATCCGGACCGTGCCCGCCTCCGAGTTCAAATCGCCCACCCCCCGCCCGAAGCAGAGCAGCCTCATGACGGAGAAGGTCCGGCGCCTCCTCCCGGGATGTCCCCCCGTGGGCGTCGCCGAGGGCCTGAAGCGGATGCTCGCGATGGAGCCGGAGTGGCGGACCTACGCCCGCACCTTGCCCGACCCGGCCGCCAAGGTGAAGCCTTGA
- the rpsB gene encoding 30S ribosomal protein S2 — translation MINVSMKAMLEAGVHFGHQTRRWNPKMSRFIFGERNAIHIIDLQKTAKEIKKVAQWVSDQAAAGKKFLFVGTKKQAQDILKAEAERCGASYVSEKWLGGTLTNFATLRKSVKRLEEIEKWQTEGIFAVLPKKEVSRLNKEMNKLKRNLSGLRGLNTLPDIVFVVDPVEEDLSVQEARKLGIPIVAVCDTDCDPDLIDHPIPGNDDAARSIKLFCQLVADAVLEGKGILEAAQNAESVAAAEQQMLAAAAAETAEVAQTADVVYAAEETTTQEA, via the coding sequence ATGATCAACGTCTCTATGAAAGCCATGTTGGAAGCCGGCGTGCACTTCGGTCATCAGACCCGCCGCTGGAATCCTAAGATGTCCCGCTTTATCTTCGGCGAGCGCAACGCCATCCACATCATCGACCTCCAGAAGACGGCCAAGGAGATCAAGAAGGTCGCGCAGTGGGTCTCCGACCAGGCCGCGGCCGGCAAGAAGTTCCTCTTCGTCGGCACGAAGAAGCAGGCCCAGGACATCCTCAAGGCCGAGGCCGAGCGCTGCGGCGCGTCCTACGTCTCCGAGAAGTGGCTCGGCGGCACGCTGACCAACTTCGCGACCTTGCGCAAGTCCGTCAAGCGCCTCGAGGAGATCGAGAAGTGGCAGACCGAGGGCATCTTCGCGGTCCTTCCGAAGAAGGAGGTCTCCCGCCTCAATAAGGAGATGAACAAGCTCAAGCGCAACCTCTCCGGCCTGCGCGGCTTGAACACGCTCCCCGACATCGTGTTCGTCGTCGACCCCGTGGAAGAGGACCTCTCGGTGCAGGAAGCCCGCAAGCTGGGCATTCCGATCGTCGCCGTCTGCGACACCGACTGCGATCCCGACCTGATCGACCACCCGATCCCGGGCAACGACGACGCCGCGCGCTCGATCAAGCTCTTCTGCCAGCTCGTCGCCGACGCCGTCCTCGAAGGGAAGGGCATCCTCGAGGCCGCGCAGAACGCCGAGTCCGTCGCCGCCGCCGAGCAGCAGATGCTCGCCGCCGCCGCCGCCGAGACGGCCGAGGTCGCCCAGACCGCGGACGTCGTGTACGCCGCCGAAGAGACGACCACCCAGGAGGCCTAG
- the tsf gene encoding translation elongation factor Ts, producing the protein MAIADSTSLIKDLREKTGAGMMDCKRALDEAKGNFEEAMTILRKKGLSDAAKKAARVTKEGAVAFKIEGKAGAIVEINSETDFVAKGADFQAMVKTVVDRAAAGSLASVEAGNDEFVKPMVGKLGENMALRRFTRFELKGPGLIAGYAHQTDPAVPAKKGALIELSAPSDAAAKSPELAELAKELLLQVVGNIPSAKYLSREEIPSADIEKEKEIQTEILRKEGKKDEQIPKILEGKINKLFYQAYCLLEQPSIRDPKTSITALIKAAGAKVGGEIKVVRFVRYQLGE; encoded by the coding sequence ATGGCGATCGCCGACTCCACCTCTTTGATCAAGGACCTGCGCGAGAAGACCGGCGCGGGCATGATGGACTGCAAGCGCGCTCTCGACGAGGCGAAGGGCAATTTCGAGGAGGCGATGACGATCCTCCGCAAGAAGGGCCTCTCCGACGCCGCGAAGAAGGCCGCGCGCGTGACGAAGGAAGGCGCCGTGGCCTTCAAGATCGAGGGCAAGGCGGGCGCGATCGTCGAGATCAACTCCGAGACCGACTTCGTCGCCAAGGGCGCGGACTTCCAGGCGATGGTCAAGACCGTCGTCGACCGGGCCGCCGCGGGCAGCCTCGCCTCCGTCGAGGCCGGCAACGACGAGTTCGTCAAGCCGATGGTCGGCAAGCTCGGCGAGAACATGGCGCTGCGCCGCTTCACGCGCTTCGAGCTCAAGGGCCCGGGCCTCATCGCCGGCTACGCCCACCAGACCGATCCGGCGGTGCCCGCCAAGAAGGGCGCCTTGATCGAGCTCTCCGCCCCGTCGGACGCGGCCGCCAAGTCCCCCGAGCTCGCCGAGCTCGCCAAGGAGCTCCTGCTCCAGGTCGTCGGCAACATCCCCTCCGCGAAGTACCTCTCGCGCGAGGAGATCCCCTCCGCCGACATCGAGAAGGAGAAGGAGATCCAGACCGAGATCCTGCGCAAAGAGGGCAAGAAGGACGAGCAGATCCCGAAGATCCTCGAGGGCAAGATCAACAAGCTGTTCTACCAGGCCTACTGCCTGCTCGAGCAGCCCTCGATCCGCGACCCGAAGACGAGCATCACGGCTTTGATCAAGGCGGCCGGCGCGAAGGTCGGCGGCGAGATCAAGGTCGTCCGCTTCGTCCGCTACCAGCTCGGCGAGTAG
- a CDS encoding UMP kinase codes for MPSTRKYKRVLLKLSGESLCGESAHGVRPEALTSICAEIKLAHAQGLQIGVVVGGGNIWRGEQDRGEAISRVTADYMGMLATLMNALALQDALEKVGVPTRVQSAVEINKLSEPYIRRKAIRHFEKGRVVIFAGGTGNPYFTTDTAAALRAVEIEAEVVLKATKVDGVYTADPKKDKNAKKFDKLTFMDSIKQRLKVMDTTALTLCMENQMPVVVFDLAVKGNIARAVAGQKVGTLITTE; via the coding sequence ATGCCCTCGACCAGGAAGTACAAGCGAGTCCTCCTCAAGCTCTCCGGCGAGTCGCTGTGCGGCGAGAGCGCCCACGGCGTCAGGCCGGAAGCCCTGACGTCGATCTGCGCCGAGATCAAGCTCGCCCACGCGCAGGGCCTGCAGATCGGCGTCGTCGTCGGCGGCGGCAACATCTGGCGCGGCGAGCAGGACCGCGGCGAGGCGATCTCCCGCGTGACCGCCGACTACATGGGCATGCTCGCCACGCTCATGAACGCGCTGGCCCTGCAGGACGCGCTCGAGAAGGTCGGCGTGCCGACCCGCGTGCAGAGCGCCGTCGAGATCAACAAGCTCTCCGAGCCCTACATCCGCCGCAAGGCGATCCGCCACTTCGAGAAGGGCCGCGTCGTCATCTTCGCGGGCGGCACCGGCAACCCGTATTTCACGACGGACACCGCCGCGGCGCTGCGCGCCGTCGAGATCGAGGCCGAGGTCGTCCTCAAGGCGACGAAGGTCGACGGCGTCTACACCGCCGACCCGAAGAAGGACAAGAACGCCAAGAAGTTCGACAAGCTCACCTTCATGGACAGCATCAAGCAGCGCCTGAAGGTCATGGACACCACGGCCCTGACGCTCTGCATGGAGAACCAGATGCCCGTCGTCGTTTTCGACCTCGCGGTGAAAGGGAACATCGCCCGCGCGGTCGCCGGCCAGAAGGTCGGCACTCTCATCACCACGGAGTAA
- the frr gene encoding ribosome recycling factor produces MEAAMKDRMARMQKEMSVMRTGRANPMMLESVKVEAYGSLVPLKQVAAVSVPEARTLEIRPWDPSTLQDIEKALQKAEVGAMPQNDGKMLRISLPMMTEDRRKDLVKMVKKLGEEFKVGVRNDRQDGLNKLKKSFQSKEITEDVLRGLEARVQKLTDSFTKQIDDSVVMKEKEITTI; encoded by the coding sequence ATGGAAGCCGCGATGAAGGACCGCATGGCCCGCATGCAGAAGGAGATGTCGGTCATGCGCACCGGCCGCGCCAACCCGATGATGCTCGAGTCGGTCAAGGTCGAGGCCTACGGGTCCCTCGTCCCCCTCAAGCAGGTCGCCGCCGTCTCCGTCCCCGAGGCGCGCACCCTCGAGATCCGCCCGTGGGATCCCTCGACGCTCCAAGACATCGAGAAAGCCCTGCAGAAAGCCGAGGTCGGGGCCATGCCCCAGAACGACGGAAAGATGCTCCGCATCTCGCTGCCGATGATGACCGAGGACCGCCGCAAGGACCTCGTCAAGATGGTCAAGAAGCTCGGCGAGGAGTTCAAGGTCGGCGTGCGCAACGACCGCCAGGACGGCCTCAACAAGCTCAAGAAGTCCTTCCAGTCCAAGGAGATCACGGAGGACGTTCTCCGCGGCCTCGAGGCCCGCGTCCAGAAGCTCACCGACTCCTTCACCAAGCAGATCGACGACTCCGTCGTCATGAAGGAGAAGGAAATCACCACGATCTAG
- a CDS encoding isoprenyl transferase, with translation MALDPAKLPRHVAVIMDGNGRWAAKRGLPRVAGHKAGVDSVRAIVRAAGELGIEALTLYSFSTENWLRPKEEVGELMKLLSWALNKETLELDKNNVRLSAIGRLEALPMSVRKELEGAIVRLQHNDGLNLVLALNYGGRQEILDAANRALAAGAKALDEDDIAENLYTAGLPELDLMIRTSGEMRISNFLLWQAAYAELHVTPVLWPDFRKEHLVAALEDYQKRDRRFGGLTAKKP, from the coding sequence ATGGCCCTGGATCCCGCGAAGCTCCCCCGCCACGTCGCCGTCATCATGGACGGCAACGGCCGCTGGGCGGCGAAGAGGGGCCTGCCGCGGGTCGCGGGCCACAAGGCCGGCGTGGACTCGGTCCGCGCGATCGTGCGCGCCGCGGGCGAATTGGGGATCGAGGCGTTGACCCTCTACTCCTTCTCGACGGAGAACTGGCTGCGCCCCAAGGAAGAGGTCGGGGAGCTGATGAAGCTCCTGTCCTGGGCCCTCAATAAAGAGACGCTCGAGCTCGACAAGAACAACGTCCGCCTCTCCGCCATCGGCCGCCTCGAGGCGCTGCCCATGTCGGTGCGCAAGGAGCTCGAGGGCGCCATCGTCCGCCTCCAGCACAACGACGGCCTCAACCTCGTCCTCGCCCTCAACTACGGCGGCCGCCAGGAGATCCTCGACGCGGCGAACCGGGCGCTCGCGGCCGGCGCCAAGGCCCTGGACGAGGACGACATCGCGGAGAACCTCTACACCGCCGGCCTCCCCGAGCTCGACCTGATGATCCGCACGTCCGGCGAGATGCGCATCTCCAACTTCCTGCTGTGGCAGGCCGCCTACGCCGAACTGCACGTGACGCCCGTCCTGTGGCCCGACTTCCGCAAGGAGCACCTGGTCGCCGCCCTCGAGGACTACCAGAAGCGCGACCGCCGCTTCGGCGGGCTCACCGCCAAGAAACCCTGA
- a CDS encoding phosphatidate cytidylyltransferase, with amino-acid sequence MLLPRVLTALVGIPLMLYLVHAGGAAYGLFVVAISTLCCYEYALMLRVGGRPVQFVLTVVLGAALSACAALGGPLHVVLAGGAALVVLLEMSAKTHSLDRAALTLFGALFAGWMPAHLALIRGLRPHGEAFAFLTFAAVWAMDTAAYAAGRGFGRHALAPTLSPKKTWEGAAAGFAAAIAVSLAFQKTMLHESVSPAMAVAVGVLIGTMGQLSDLAESMVKREAGVKDSGALLPGHGGVFDRFDSYILCAPAVYYALTLR; translated from the coding sequence ATGCTTCTTCCGCGCGTCCTGACGGCCCTCGTCGGGATCCCCCTGATGCTGTACCTCGTCCACGCCGGCGGCGCGGCGTACGGGCTTTTCGTCGTCGCGATCTCGACCTTGTGCTGCTACGAGTACGCCCTCATGCTGCGGGTCGGCGGGCGCCCGGTCCAGTTCGTCCTCACGGTGGTCCTCGGCGCGGCCCTGTCCGCGTGCGCCGCGCTCGGCGGGCCGCTGCACGTCGTGCTCGCCGGGGGCGCGGCCCTCGTCGTCCTCCTCGAGATGTCCGCCAAGACGCACTCCCTCGACCGGGCGGCCTTGACCTTGTTCGGCGCCCTGTTCGCGGGCTGGATGCCCGCCCATCTCGCCCTGATCCGCGGCCTGCGCCCGCACGGGGAGGCCTTCGCCTTTCTGACCTTCGCCGCCGTCTGGGCGATGGACACGGCCGCCTACGCCGCGGGCCGCGGCTTCGGCCGCCATGCCCTGGCCCCGACGCTCTCCCCCAAGAAGACCTGGGAGGGCGCGGCCGCGGGCTTCGCCGCGGCGATCGCCGTCAGCCTCGCCTTCCAGAAGACCATGCTCCACGAGTCGGTGTCCCCCGCCATGGCCGTCGCCGTCGGCGTGCTGATCGGCACGATGGGACAGCTCTCCGACCTCGCCGAGTCGATGGTCAAGCGCGAGGCGGGCGTCAAGGACTCCGGCGCCCTGCTTCCCGGCCACGGCGGCGTGTTCGACCGCTTCGACTCCTACATCCTCTGCGCCCCCGCGGTCTATTACGCGCTGACCCTGCGATGA
- a CDS encoding 1-deoxy-D-xylulose-5-phosphate reductoisomerase gives MKRIAILGSTGSIGVNALNVIREMPDALSVFGLTAHSNSALVAEQAREFGASAVSMFDPKAGADLKTRLNGKAKHLAPGVEGLCDLASHPDVDVVLTSVVGGVGFAPLLAAIRAGKIIALANKEPMVMAGAQFMLEAERWNAKIVPVDSEPSAIFQCVQGLNPDPRAAAPLKTIKRVILTASGGAFAKYTGDLSAVSPAMALKHPTWKMGKKITIDCATLMNKGFEMIEIMNLFGLRRDQVEIVIHPQSIFHSGVEFSDGSVLAQMGVPDMKLPIQYGMTYPERGVRVVEPLDLVKAGTLEFRAPDFSRFPCLALAREAAQKGGGMPAVLNAADEIAVEAFISGRIKFTDIPRVIEKTMAAYTPDGGLPGFQEIVEVDAWARAKAEEHCK, from the coding sequence ATGAAACGCATAGCGATCCTCGGCTCCACCGGCTCGATAGGAGTCAACGCCCTCAACGTGATCCGCGAGATGCCCGACGCGCTCTCCGTCTTCGGCCTGACCGCGCACTCCAACTCCGCGCTCGTGGCCGAGCAGGCCAGGGAGTTCGGCGCCTCCGCCGTGTCGATGTTCGACCCAAAGGCGGGCGCCGACCTCAAGACCCGCCTCAACGGCAAGGCCAAGCACCTCGCCCCGGGCGTCGAGGGCCTGTGCGACCTCGCCTCCCACCCCGACGTCGACGTGGTGCTCACCTCCGTCGTCGGCGGCGTCGGCTTCGCCCCCCTGCTCGCGGCCATCCGCGCGGGCAAGATCATCGCGCTCGCCAACAAGGAGCCGATGGTGATGGCGGGCGCCCAGTTCATGCTCGAGGCCGAGCGCTGGAACGCCAAGATCGTGCCCGTCGACTCGGAGCCCTCGGCGATCTTCCAGTGCGTCCAGGGTCTCAACCCCGACCCGCGCGCGGCCGCCCCGCTCAAGACCATCAAACGCGTCATCCTCACCGCGTCCGGCGGGGCGTTCGCCAAGTACACGGGCGACCTCTCCGCGGTCTCGCCGGCCATGGCGCTCAAGCACCCGACCTGGAAGATGGGCAAGAAGATCACGATCGACTGCGCCACCCTCATGAACAAGGGCTTCGAGATGATCGAGATCATGAACCTGTTCGGCCTGCGCCGCGACCAGGTGGAGATCGTCATCCACCCGCAGTCCATCTTCCACTCCGGCGTGGAGTTCTCCGACGGCTCGGTGCTGGCCCAGATGGGCGTGCCCGACATGAAGCTCCCGATCCAGTACGGCATGACCTACCCCGAGCGCGGCGTCCGCGTCGTCGAGCCGCTCGACCTGGTCAAGGCCGGCACGCTCGAGTTCCGCGCTCCCGATTTCTCCCGCTTCCCCTGCCTGGCCCTCGCGCGCGAGGCGGCGCAGAAGGGCGGCGGCATGCCGGCCGTGCTCAACGCCGCCGACGAGATCGCCGTCGAAGCTTTCATCTCCGGCCGGATCAAGTTCACCGACATCCCCCGCGTCATCGAGAAGACCATGGCCGCGTACACCCCGGACGGGGGCCTGCCGGGCTTTCAAGAGATCGTCGAAGTCGATGCCTGGGCGCGAGCCAAGGCCGAGGAACACTGCAAATGA